A region of the Oceaniferula marina genome:
GCTCGCCCCGATTGTCCTGTCGATCACCTCGGTGCTCCTGTCGCTTATCTTGACGGTGATCCCGGTTCTGCTGTCCGATGGTGTCTCCGTAGAGGGAGCAGCTGGAAAGGACGAGGAGGCTGACGACGATGTTTTTTGTTGTAGTTTTCATCATTCTTATTTTCTAATGGTTTATTGTTGAATGGTTTGTAGTAATTTCAGTTTTGCTAGAGCTTGGGTAGGAGACGGACTAATTACGATTACCCTGGCGGTCATCTTGGTTTTGTTCGCGACTATCCTGCCGGCCATCACGATTTTCTTGGCGGTCTCCCTGACGGTTATCCCGATTATCTTTGGTTACGGTGTCAGCATAAAGTGAGCTACCAGAAAGAATGAGGAGACTGACGACGATGTTTTTAACGGTATTGTTCATAATAGTAATGGGTTGTAGTAGTTTAGTTGTAGAAGCCCGGGGAATGATTGCTTCCCTCAGGACGATTTAAAATTACCACCACTCCACCGATCCCACATGTATCCGAAGGGTGTAAATAAGGGTGTAATTGGCACCTTTTTGACTATTTTTACCCAATTCTCCTTCTCGCTATCCTTCGCGAGCTGATACTGCCGCTTCAAAAAAGCGGCCACGGGACCTCTCCCGCAGCCGCTTTCCCTTACTATGAAAAAAACGATTCCTTTAGCGTCTGCGCCCCCTGCCTCCGGATGATCTGGATCGAGTCGACTTTGAATAACTTGTTCTTCCCGAGCTCTGTTTGTAAGAGCGGCTTGAGCTCTTTCGCGTGCTCGAAGAATACTGACGCTGTTGACGGTTCACCTGAGTCGATTTGGAGTAGCGGTTCACACTCCCCTGATAGGATGGCTGTGCCGTCGTTGTCTTCCGACGGGTTACCGTCTGTCTCGATGAAACACTGGGAGGTGTTTGCTGAATCCTTGTCGACTTCGGCTGGACCGTCGTCGATGTCCGGCGACTCACTGACTGCGTAGTGCGCTGGGCGTGATGTTGCCCTGTGCGATGAACAGTCTGGCTCGGAGGATGAATTCCGGGAGCTCCATGCCAACCACCATCGCTACGTTTTTGCCAGCCGCCATCATCACGACGGTAGAGGTTGCCATCTTTTCCAACAAAGACATCACCGTCTTTATTTTTCCCGAGGAATTTATCAGAGCCATACTTCCGATTGACACGAATAGCCTCTCCACCTTTCGATGTCTGTATAGCACGAGCTGTCGCGTTAGCATTAGAACGATGGCCAGTGCGAGCCCACTCTCCGTCGCGAACTACGGCGGAGCGGCCCCAGGACCCGTAAGGCGTAGCTGCGCCAACACGTCCAGCTGCTGTATTGGTCCATGGATTATAAGCTGATTTTCCAGCGGCTACACCCCTTGGTCCGTAGGCATAAGCGCCACGGGCATAGCCCCCCGTGTGTGGATTGTAAGCAGCGACGGCTCCTACGCCCCCGTGGGGACCATAACGATAGCCTCCACGAGCTACATATCCTGAACCATGATGGTAATGGGAGCCTCCACCATAACCATACCAACATGGCTTGGGGTGATGATGATGATAATGGTGATCATGACCATCTTCATGACCGAGCCAGTAACCCAGACCGAACACCACCAGGCCTCTGGCGACGTAAGCACCTGAATAACCGCCTGTGGCCCCGACAACGACGGTCTCGGGTGTCGATTCGTAAACTTTCACATGGGTGACATTGTATTTCGGGCTTTCCTCGGGGATAGAGTAGATCGCCGTCGGAACATTATCACATACCATCCATTCTCCGGTTGGCAATGCAGCCTGGAACCAGACCCCCTGATGGCAGGCGTAATATTGGCCGGAGACCTCGAATACATCGTAGCTCGTATTCACGGCGAACATCAGATTGTCCGAGCCTACTACCGGCTCAAACTGAGGCTCTCCGTCATAGACCACTTCCAGCGTCACCGAGTCACGACTCACTGTGGCTTTCTGTGGCGTGGAGGCTAACAAAACAGCTTCCTCAGCTTGGGATGTGCCGGGCACGGATACTAAAACACTTCCTTTGACATGATCCGAACGAATTTTTGCAAAGTCGTCAGGTAAATCAAGCGTAGCAGCCGTCCATGGCCCGGTCAGCGCCGTGGCACGGAACCAACGGCCAGCCGTCAAATAATAGTAACTTTTTTCAGACGGAAGAAAAAACAAATCATCCTCGGTATTACTAACATAAAGCAATCCGGTTCCCGGGATCGGTGACATGTGAGGCTGACCTTCGGTTTGTATCAACTCGGCCGGCTGATCGGAAACAAACACGTTCGGAGCCTCACTGGGACCCTTGGTCGTGTTGAGTCGGATTTTAACCTCCGACCAATTTTCATCGTTGGGAAGCTGACTGAAACTCTGCGGAAGTTCGCGCGCAGGCACCCACGCCCCTTTGAGTAGGTCCTGGGTTTTCAACCAATGGTCTCCAACGAGCAGAAAATAGCCACCGGATGAAGTATCGAACAGAACATCCCAGTTCGTATTCACCGCAAACATCAGAGAATTATCTCCGGATTTGACAGGCTCCATCACAGGTTCACCCATGAATGACACTATCACGGATGGAGTGTCACTATAGAAGATCGGTGGAGGATCCAGATTGACCTGGGTATTGACAATACTCCCTCCATTTTGCTGAGGCTCGGCCTGAGCCATGGATGGATAGGTAGTAGCCAGCACAGATGCGACAAATGCAGATGTGGGATAGATGATATGTTTCATAGATAGAGTAGGTTTGATTTGATGTTGAAAATACGCCGTTAAAGACAAGAACGAATTACGTTGGCTCCACCAGCACACACTCCACGGAAACCAGCGGTAGGTGCAGTTCATACAGGGAATGAAGAAGGCCGGTTAATGCGGCCTGATCAACAAAGCGGCCAACCAAAATGGAAATCGGCGGCAAATCACTTTGCTTTTCCTCGCTAAGGTTGAGTCCATCAAAATGCCGAGCCAAGCCGGCATCCAACTGACCTCTCACTGCAATGCGGTAAATTGCAGAAGAGGACATTTTGAGTGTTAGGGGGATTTGAAACATCGCTGTGGTTTGTAATAGTGATGAAGTCTGACGGAGAGGGCTTCCTAGTTCTGACGGTTCTCTTGACGAGCATCTTGGTGAGCGTCCCGCCCGTCCTGACGGTCTTCGCGGTGATCCTGGCGACCTTCCTGACGGCCATCTCGGTTTTGCTGCCCCACGGTGTCTGCATAAAGCGATCCACAGGAAAGAGTGAAGAAGGTTACGAGGCTGATATTTTTAAGTGTCTTGTTCATCGGTTTGATTGGTTCATTGGTTTGATTGATTGGAAGAGTTCTTACTTGTTATGTTTGTGGTTTTTGCCGTTTTTACCGTTCTTGTAATGGCCTTTCTTTTTGCCGTTATCGTGACCGTTCTTGTGGTGTTTCCCGTGATGGTCATCATATTTTTTGTAGTGATCTTTATCGAACTCCTCGTGATACTCTTTGCGAACCTCATCACGGACTTCTTTGTTTACTTCCTGTCGGATTTCCTTGCGAAGCGAGTCAGCATAAAGTGAGCTGCTGGAGAGAACGAGGAGGCCGAGGACGATGCTTATTGTAGTGGTTTTCATAGTTCTTATTTTCTAATGGTTGGTTGTTGAGTTGGTTCGTTGTAGTTGTCCGGGGAACGAATGCTTCCCTCAGGACGATTTAAAATTACCACCACTCCACCGATCCCACATGTATCCCAAGGGTGTAAAAAAGGGTGTAATTTGCACCTTTTTGACTATTTCTCGCAAATTCTCCTTCTCGCTAGCATGTGTGACCAGGACTGCCGATTAATAAAAAAGCGGCCATGGAATCGCTCCCATGACCGCTGGTATTACTACAACAAAAGTTGTAAGGCGCTGGATTTACTTCACAAGCTTAATTGTTTCAAGCGGAGCGATGCTTCCATCAAACACGACTTTGGAAGGAGTGTAGTGACGCATTGCTGCATTCCAGCTTCCGGTGCTGTTTTTAATCGGAATATTATTTACTTCACCTTCACATCCAAAGTGCACGGTGTAGGTGCCGTCGGCATTTTTCACAGCTGTCTCGGAGTTAATGTTAGCCACTTTATCAAACATGAATCCCTCTTTGTTATAGACCGTGATGGACCAGAACCCTCCTTCATTTTTAGGATCTTCAAAGGTTGTGGAGCGACCTTCAAAGCCATTAAAGAACTTGGAAAACTGATAAATGTTGTCTTTCCAGGTAGCCCCGCCCCAACCAATGGCTGTCCCCATCAGATACTTGTCAGGATCCACATAGTCCTCCGTGCCAAACATTTTCTCAGTATCCAGCAATCCGGACTCAGCAAAATCCTTCAAAATACCGTGGTGGGTTTTCTCATACGATGGCTTATCAAATGTAACCGGCTCAAATGGGGTCGAACTATTGGCGTGTAATTGGATCTGATCCTGCAACTTGTGGATTTCAGCAAGGTCCTTGACATCACCCGACTTCACTCCGATACGAACCAAGGCATACATATGGTCAGAGTGAGACGGAATCTCGTGTTTTCCAGGGCTGTAAACCATATCATACACGCGGTGATTTTCGTCCAAATACATCAAGGAAATATAACGGTCTCCTGTGTCTGGCAATGTAATATATGCCCCCTTGGTTGTATCAACAATAGCCATCGAATAAAGCGTATCACGGTTCATACGGATAACTGGCTGTTTCTCTACACTGGGCACAGCACGCTTGTGATCAAACTTATTCACGCCTCCGGCATTCTTTTGTGTAATCGCCATCTGACGATGGGTTTCTACGAACGGATAGTTTTCATTGTCTACTTGAAGGAGTTTACCCTGACTGACCAGATCGGTCACACCTGAGGTATTTTTATTGTCTGACGCGAGAAGCATGCCGCTTCCAAGAGTAAGGCCGAGCATGGAATTGATGAGTATTTGTGATGTTTTCATAATATTGTTGGTGGTGGTAATTCGTAAGAATTGATTTTATTGTTTGTTGATAAAGTAATTATGACTGTTTCGATTTAGAAGCGATCTTGACGGCTGTCCTGACGGTTGTCGCGATGATCCTGACGGTTGTCCTGATGCTCACCCCGGTTATCCTGTCGATCACCCCGGTGCTCCTGTCGATTGTCCTGACGATGATCCCGGTTCTGCTGTCCGATCGTGTCTCCGTAGAGTGAGCAACTGGAGAGGACGAGGAGGCCGAGGACGATACTTTTTGTTGTGGTTTTCATAGTTCTTAATTTCTAATGGTTTGTTGTTTAATTGGTTCGTTGTAGTTACCCGGGGAATGATTGCTTCCCTCAGGACGATTTAAAATTACCACCACTCCACCGATCCCACATGTATCCCAAGGGTGTAAAAAAGGGTGTAATTTGCACCTTTTTCGATTTTTTAGACGATTTTATCTCACGCAAAGGCACAAAGACACCAACACAATTTTCTTTTTGCGGCTTTGCAGCTTAAACGAAGTGGGCGTGACTTCACCCCCTCAAGATAACCTATGAATGACATGTCCAGCCCTATTGGCTTGGTCCAGGATTGAGCTGCAGAGTGTCTGCGCTTTCCTGTTTGCGCTTCGGGCCCTTGCACAGCTCCCACAAGCCTTGCACTTCACTCACCTCCGGCGGTTGCCCGCCACCAAAAGCATGGGCCATCAATGCCTCAGCTGCGGCTTTCTTTTGCGGATCATTCGCACAGGCGGTACTGAGCTGCCACTCGGCATGTTCGGACATCTGTTGATACAGGAGTTCCAGACATCGTTGGCTATCTTGCTGTTTGGCGGCATGCATATAGGCGGCTCGAGCACGACGGTGACGACGAAGGGATTGAATTGAGAAATAAACGCCCCATGCCTTGCAAGTGGCATGGGGCGTTACTTGATACGAATGAACGGTAATTTTAGTGCGTCAATTTATGACGTTACTAACGGCGCCGAAGTATGAGGGTAAGCGCGCTAAGGCCAAGAAGGGCTGCGGAGGATGGCTCAGGAACTGCCGATACATTAAAATTGGCCAACGTCACGCCGTCGTCGCCACCGAAGAATATAGATGCATTATCGGTGTCTCCCCAGCCACCAGTGCCGATCAGAGAGGATACATCACGCGTGAGAGAGCTTTCAAAAGATCCATCATTATTGGCATCGACACTGAATGTGAGTTCTTGTGCTGATGAGCTGAAGGAAATTTTTGCAAGGTGGGTTCCTAGGCCGTATGACACACCGGTCATGTTGGTTTGATTGTCGCCGAAGTCTTCGCTTATGGAACTGAACAAGAATGTATTTCCTGTGTTACCATTTGCTAGTTCGACAACTGCTGCTGAATTTCCAGTTTGATAGTCAGGCAAACTAAATGTTCCCAGTTGACCCGTGCCCATGCCGAAGAAGACGTTCTGGTTGGCTATGTCGCTGATGGTGAATTCAATCGTCGCTGTGAAATTTGCCGTGTGGTAGTCATTCTGGATGGTGGAGAGGTAGTTGCGACCGCTATCGCTGGAGCTACCCAAACCAAAAACTGCGCCAGTTGTGCTGAATTCGATGCGCTCAAACGAGGCATGCCCCCCGGGGTCTGGGGTTCCGTCTCCTCCCCCCCAAATGAAGGACGGTGTCAACCCTGCAGCCGTCAAATTATTGACTGTGGCTGTAGCTTCAGATGAGTCATCAATACCTCCGTCATTATCAACGCCGCCCAATGACTGGAGAGTGACGGATATAGAAGTTGCTGCGTTTGTGGTCAGTGCCATTGCGATGCTTGCTGCTGCTCCTACTAGCAGTGCTTTTCTGTTTTGTATGTTTTGTACTTTTTTCATGGTTTCTGCATGTTGTTTTGCGAGAAGAGGTTCTTTTGTTATTCTAGTGTGATGGTTTTGGTTGATTGGATATCCTTGGAGGATGTACCGGTCATGAGGTGGAACTCTCCGGCTTCGACCTGCCACTCTTTGGTGGATGGATCCCAGAAGGCGAAGGAGCGGAAATCCAGCTCCAGGATGACTGTCTTCGATTCACCTTGTTTGAGGAACACCTTGCGATATCTTTTTAGTTCCTTCTCGGGGCGGACGAGGGAGGATTTTTTGTCGCCAACATAGAGTTGCACGACCTCCGCGCCCTCGCGATCTCCTGTGTTGGTGACTTTGACCGCCACTTTCACATGGGGTGACTTGGTGGAAGCGTCAACCACACGGACACCCACAGTTTTCACACTGAAGGTGGTGTAGCTGAGCCCGTGCCCGAATGGGAAGCGAGGCTCGATGTTCTGTTGATCGAACCAACGGTAGCCGAAGAAAATCCCCTCTGTGTAGTTCGTGTGTGGATCAGCGGAAAGAGGACCCAGCTTACCAGGGTAGGTTTCTTTGGCGTGGCAGGCGTAATCGTTGAGCTTCTTGCCAAAGGTTGCGCTGAGTTTGCCGC
Encoded here:
- a CDS encoding DUF1254 domain-containing protein, with the translated sequence MKTSQILINSMLGLTLGSGMLLASDNKNTSGVTDLVSQGKLLQVDNENYPFVETHRQMAITQKNAGGVNKFDHKRAVPSVEKQPVIRMNRDTLYSMAIVDTTKGAYITLPDTGDRYISLMYLDENHRVYDMVYSPGKHEIPSHSDHMYALVRIGVKSGDVKDLAEIHKLQDQIQLHANSSTPFEPVTFDKPSYEKTHHGILKDFAESGLLDTEKMFGTEDYVDPDKYLMGTAIGWGGATWKDNIYQFSKFFNGFEGRSTTFEDPKNEGGFWSITVYNKEGFMFDKVANINSETAVKNADGTYTVHFGCEGEVNNIPIKNSTGSWNAAMRHYTPSKVVFDGSIAPLETIKLVK
- a CDS encoding PEP-CTERM sorting domain-containing protein, which produces MKKVQNIQNRKALLVGAAASIAMALTTNAATSISVTLQSLGGVDNDGGIDDSSEATATVNNLTAAGLTPSFIWGGGDGTPDPGGHASFERIEFSTTGAVFGLGSSSDSGRNYLSTIQNDYHTANFTATIEFTISDIANQNVFFGMGTGQLGTFSLPDYQTGNSAAVVELANGNTGNTFLFSSISEDFGDNQTNMTGVSYGLGTHLAKISFSSSAQELTFSVDANNDGSFESSLTRDVSSLIGTGGWGDTDNASIFFGGDDGVTLANFNVSAVPEPSSAALLGLSALTLILRRR